From a single Lolium rigidum isolate FL_2022 chromosome 7, APGP_CSIRO_Lrig_0.1, whole genome shotgun sequence genomic region:
- the LOC124673549 gene encoding IQ domain-containing protein IQM2-like, whose product MGMLFSCPVEVDDECGGLIADGSGGEAATVLKASLSSGKLRIEGSLSFKREQQSPGAGSLQLETKISISTTSPHAVTAPPLPVPVPRELVRTRFADAASAASAAGAPESPKQQEAAAVTLQKVYKSFRTRRRLADCAVLVEQNWWELLDFAQLRRSSVSFFEIQKQESAVSKWARARTRAAIVGKGLSKDDKARKLALQHWLEAIDPRHRYGHNLHYYYDCWLRCESKEPFFYWLDVGEGKEINLEERCTRSKLQSQCIKYLGPKEREDYEVVIEDGEFMYKNSRQILDTSGGPRDAKWIFVLSTSRNLYVGQKKKGTFQHSSFLAGGAASAAGRLVVEDGVLKAIWPHSGHYRPTEENFQDFQSFLREKNVDLSDVKMSPTEEDEEFWSRLRSIPSDRCAHADKPEEEAETVPAEETTTCRTPQVAETTPEEVSQHHEVGNHPSQLKTFTRLDSFENVVNTGTSTACVSEGHQKGSDDHQPAVPREKILERVNSYKLGKQLSFKWTTGAGPRIVCVRDYPPELQHRALEEVHLSPRSGRATSRFSSPQRSGSPMSRGCEPLTPREAFHHTTHLQQGVLMIS is encoded by the exons ATGGGCATGCTCTTCTCGTGTCCGGTGGAGGTCGACGACGAATGCGGCGGCCTCATCGCCGATGGGTCCGGCGGTGAGGCGGCGACGGTCCTGAAGGCGTCGCTGAGCTCCGGCAAGCTCCGGATCGAGGGCTCCCTGAGCTTCAAGCGGGAGCAGCAGAGCCCCGGCGCCGGCTCGCTCCAGCTCGAGACCAAGATCTCCATCAGCACCACCTCGCCCCACGCGGTCACCGCGCCGCCGCTTCCGGTGCCCGTGCCGAGGGAGCTCGTCCGGACGCGGTTCGCCGACGCGGCCTCGGCGGCCTCGGCGGCGGGGGCGCCGGAGAGCCCGAAGcagcaggaggcggcggccgtgACGCTGCAGAAGGTGTACAAGAGCTTCCGGACGCGGCGCCGGCTCGCCGACTGCGCCGTGCTGGTGGAGCAGAACTGGTGGGAGCTGCTCGACTTCGCGCAGCTCCGGCGCAGCTCCGTCTCCTTCTTCGAGATACAGAAGCAGGAGTCCGCCGTGTCCAAGTGGGCGCGCGCCAGGACCAGGGCCGCCATA GTCGGGAAAGGGCTATCGAAGGACGACAAAGCTCGGAAGCTCGCGTTGCAGCACTGGCTTGAAGCG ATCGACCCGCGCCACCGGTACGGCCACAATCTTCACTACTACTACGACTGCTGGCTGCGGTGCGAAAGCAAGGAGCCATTCTTCTACTG GCTTGACGTTGGTGAAGGAAAAGAGATCAATCTCGAAGAGCGGTGCACGCGGTCTAAGCTCCAGAGCCAGTGCATCAAGTATCTTGGTCCG AAAGAAAGAGAGGACTATGAGGTTGTGATCGAGGATGGCGAGTTCATGTACAAGAACAGCAGGCAAATCCTCGACACGTCTGGTGGGCCGAGGGACGCGAAGTGGATCTTTGTGCTCAGCACCTCCAGGAATCTGTATGTTGGGCAG AAGAAGAAGGGCACATTCCAGCATTCCAGCTTCCTCGCTGGAGGCGCGGCATCTGCTGCGGGACGACTAGTTGTCGAAGATGGCGTTCTGAAGGCTATCTGGCCACACAGCGGGCACTACCGGCCGACAGAGGAGAACTTCCAGGATTTCCAGAGCTTCCTCAGAGAGAAGAATGTCGATCTCAGCGATGTCAAG ATGAGCCCGACTGAAGAGGATGAGGAGTTCTGGAGCAGGCTCAGGAGCATCCCTTCCGACCGGTGCGCCCATGCCGACAAACCTGAAGAAGAAGCAGAAACGGTTCCTGCTGAAGAAACCACCACTTGCCGGACACCTCAGGTCGCTGAAACCACACCTGAAGAGGTCTCCCAGCACCACGAAGTAGGCAATCATCCTAGCCAACTCAAGACATTCACAAGGCTGGATTCATTCGAAAATGTCGTGAACACCGGAACATCGACGGCCTGTGTATCTGAAGGTCATCAGAAAGGCAGCGATGATCATCAGCCAGCGGTGCCAAGAGAGAAAATCCTTGAGAGGGTCAACTCGTACAAGTTGGGGAAGCAGCTGTCTTTCAAGTGGACGACCGGCGCCGGTCCCCGGATCGTGTGCGTCCGGGACTACCCGCCGGAGCTCCAGCACCGGGCGCTGGAGGAGGTGCACCTGTCGCCGAGGAGCGGCAGGGCGACGTCGCGGTTCTCGTCGCCGCAGAGGTCCGGCAGCCCCATGTCGAGAGGGTGCGAACCGCTGACGCCGAGGGAGGCGTTTCATCATACAACGCATCTGCAGCAGGGGGTACTGATGATTAGCTGA